A single region of the Cereibacter sphaeroides 2.4.1 genome encodes:
- a CDS encoding phage portal protein, with product MAGASVRTEPPVTAPQAAAEASGTAVPRPWLQEVGWSSGGASRIRTLPRVSAEVAQRHATVYACCAVIAGDLAKVPLKLFQRSGDGREVRVRDHAAPYLLNVEAAPGVAASVVRFALGYAFTLRGNAFAWAPRDGAGELELIDLVRQSGCSVLRAGRERFYDFEDGAGLRRRAPARAMIHLRYMAEDGWTGRSPLEVAAESVGLALAGQESAARAASGVTARAVIRLRDDYEDDEARVRSARRVAAALRAPEVEGFPILGEGEDVQTLDMKAADQELLGSRKFDREQIAAIYRVPPAKLQMMEYGVKANGEQQAIDYLTDCLLHWAKQVEDQLALGVLTEAERRAGLFFRHDFGALLRPTTKERFEALAKAVGGPILTPNEARRIDGYDPIEGGDRLNPAPNMTRSEETDP from the coding sequence ATGGCGGGCGCCTCCGTCCGCACCGAGCCGCCCGTGACGGCGCCGCAGGCCGCGGCCGAGGCGAGCGGCACGGCCGTGCCGAGGCCCTGGCTGCAGGAGGTCGGCTGGAGCTCGGGCGGCGCGAGCCGGATCCGCACCCTGCCCCGCGTCTCGGCCGAGGTGGCGCAGCGCCATGCCACGGTCTATGCCTGCTGCGCCGTCATCGCGGGCGATCTCGCGAAGGTGCCGCTGAAGCTCTTCCAGCGCAGCGGCGACGGCCGCGAGGTCCGGGTGCGGGACCATGCCGCGCCCTATCTTCTCAATGTGGAAGCCGCGCCCGGCGTGGCGGCCTCGGTGGTCCGCTTCGCGCTGGGGTACGCCTTCACCCTCCGCGGCAATGCCTTCGCCTGGGCGCCGCGCGACGGGGCGGGCGAGCTCGAGCTGATCGATCTGGTGCGCCAGTCCGGCTGCAGCGTGCTCCGCGCCGGCCGAGAGCGGTTCTACGACTTCGAGGACGGCGCGGGCCTCCGCCGCCGCGCCCCCGCCCGCGCCATGATCCATCTGCGCTACATGGCCGAGGACGGCTGGACGGGCCGCAGCCCGCTCGAGGTCGCGGCCGAGAGCGTGGGCCTCGCGCTCGCGGGCCAGGAGTCCGCGGCCCGTGCGGCCTCGGGCGTCACCGCCCGCGCCGTGATCCGGCTCCGCGACGATTATGAGGATGACGAGGCCCGCGTCAGGAGCGCCCGCCGGGTGGCCGCGGCCCTCCGCGCGCCGGAGGTCGAGGGCTTCCCGATCCTCGGCGAGGGCGAGGATGTGCAGACGCTCGACATGAAGGCTGCCGATCAGGAGCTGCTCGGGAGCCGCAAGTTCGACCGCGAGCAGATCGCGGCGATCTACCGGGTGCCGCCGGCGAAGCTTCAGATGATGGAATACGGGGTGAAGGCCAATGGCGAGCAGCAGGCCATCGACTATCTGACCGACTGCCTCCTCCATTGGGCGAAACAGGTCGAGGACCAGCTCGCGCTCGGCGTGCTGACCGAGGCCGAGCGGCGGGCGGGCCTCTTCTTCCGCCATGACTTCGGGGCCCTGCTCCGGCCGACAACCAAGGAGAGATTCGAGGCGCTCGCCAAGGCGGTGGGCGGCCCGATCCTGACCCCGAACGAGGCCAGGCGCATCGACGGCTACGATCCGATCGAGGGCGGCGACCGGCTGAACCCGGCGCCGAACATGACCCGCAGCGAGGAGACAGACCCATGA
- a CDS encoding DMT family transporter produces MTLASLLLVVLASFIHASWNLLAKTAASVGPVFVFAYNLIACVAYAPWVLYLLIHDGIIWTWTGIGFVLLSGLIHLAYSLCLQRGYQVADLSVVYPVARGTGPMLSTLGAFLILGETPSGTGLIGLALVVAGILLIATRGSLAAFTRPGGQAGVRWGTATGGLIASYTVVDAFAVTALGIAPVVLDWFSNLLRFFLLLPLVIADPRRALSAMRGHWGAAIGVGLLSPLSYILVLAALTGGAPLSLVAPMREMSMMVGALLGMLILREAVGRWRLVGCAVLIAGVILLSAG; encoded by the coding sequence ATGACGCTTGCCTCGCTGCTTCTTGTCGTTCTCGCATCCTTCATACATGCCAGCTGGAACCTGCTCGCCAAGACGGCCGCATCGGTCGGGCCGGTCTTCGTCTTCGCCTACAACCTGATCGCCTGCGTGGCCTACGCGCCATGGGTGCTGTATCTGCTGATACACGACGGCATCATCTGGACCTGGACGGGCATCGGGTTCGTGCTGCTCAGCGGACTGATCCATCTGGCCTACAGCCTGTGCCTGCAGCGCGGTTATCAGGTGGCCGATCTGTCGGTGGTCTATCCCGTGGCGCGAGGGACGGGGCCGATGCTCTCGACCCTCGGGGCGTTCCTGATCCTCGGCGAGACACCCTCCGGCACCGGTCTGATCGGTCTGGCCCTGGTCGTCGCGGGGATCCTGCTGATCGCCACCCGAGGCAGCCTGGCCGCCTTCACGCGCCCCGGCGGGCAGGCCGGGGTCCGCTGGGGCACCGCAACGGGCGGCCTGATCGCGAGCTACACGGTGGTCGACGCCTTCGCGGTGACAGCGCTCGGCATCGCGCCGGTGGTGCTCGACTGGTTCTCGAACCTGCTCCGGTTTTTCCTGCTGCTGCCGCTGGTGATCGCTGACCCTCGCCGCGCCCTGAGCGCGATGCGCGGGCACTGGGGGGCCGCGATCGGAGTGGGCCTTCTGTCTCCGCTCTCCTACATCCTCGTGCTGGCCGCTCTGACGGGTGGCGCCCCGCTCAGCCTTGTCGCCCCGATGCGCGAGATGTCGATGATGGTGGGGGCGCTTCTGGGCATGTTGATCCTGCGCGAAGCAGTTGGCCGGTGGCGCCTGGTGGGATGTGCCGTGCTGATAGCGGGAGTCATCCTGCTCTCGGCAGGCTGA
- a CDS encoding terminase large subunit — MEPIDHPVSRYALDVVEGRETAGDLVRLACLRHLTDLETGRDRGLWFDCKAASRVLNFAELIQHTTGPLAGRPLTLRPWQAFRHGSVFGWKKEGGLRRFRTTYHQVAKKNGKTTDTAVPALFTALFDREAAPQGYCAATTRDQAGLLFRELKRMIRASPHLSALMQVWRTSIEVPATEGLIACLSRDGNSSDGINPHFAARDEVHRWTDRELAEVLTNSMIARAQPIDWAITTAGADRASLCGEMRDYAEEVVRGTVSDDSFFAYVAEPPPDCDVADPRFWKMANPNLGVAFSEERFGEMYREATVISGKMPNFRRLHMNLWTEGAQTWIARDVWDRGAEPFDPRPLYGLPAWVGLDLSKTTDLTAISVAVPKDGQIYLLAYSFLPEGPKGFIARAQKEKREYVAWRDAGWLEVHSGGVIDEDQVIERLETIRARFDLRELAYDRWGMKYMAKELLKRRFPLVEHGQGYGSMSSPMKRFEEAVAKGRIRHAGNPVLAWAVGNVHRDEDAAENIKPNKARSKGRIDPAVAAIMALGRAEAAEGRRRAREVETA; from the coding sequence ATGGAGCCGATTGACCATCCGGTCTCGCGCTATGCGCTCGATGTGGTCGAGGGCCGCGAGACCGCCGGAGACCTGGTGCGGCTCGCCTGCCTGCGCCACCTGACCGACCTCGAGACCGGGCGCGACCGCGGCCTCTGGTTCGACTGCAAGGCCGCGAGCCGGGTCCTGAACTTCGCCGAGCTGATCCAGCACACGACCGGGCCGCTCGCCGGGCGGCCGCTCACGCTCCGCCCCTGGCAGGCCTTCCGCCATGGTTCGGTCTTCGGCTGGAAGAAGGAAGGCGGCCTCCGCCGCTTCCGCACCACCTACCATCAGGTGGCCAAGAAGAACGGCAAGACCACCGACACGGCGGTGCCCGCCCTCTTCACCGCGCTCTTCGACCGGGAGGCGGCGCCGCAGGGCTATTGCGCCGCCACCACGCGCGACCAGGCCGGGCTCCTCTTCCGCGAGCTCAAGCGCATGATCCGCGCCTCGCCGCATCTCTCGGCCCTGATGCAGGTCTGGCGCACCTCCATCGAGGTGCCGGCGACCGAGGGGCTGATCGCCTGCCTCTCGCGCGACGGCAACAGCTCGGACGGGATCAACCCGCACTTCGCCGCCCGCGACGAGGTCCACCGCTGGACCGACCGCGAGCTTGCCGAGGTGCTCACGAACTCGATGATCGCCCGCGCCCAGCCCATCGACTGGGCGATCACCACCGCCGGCGCCGACCGCGCGAGCCTCTGCGGCGAGATGCGGGACTATGCCGAGGAGGTGGTGCGGGGCACGGTCAGCGACGACAGCTTCTTCGCCTATGTGGCCGAGCCCCCGCCCGACTGCGACGTGGCCGATCCGCGCTTCTGGAAGATGGCGAACCCGAACCTCGGCGTGGCCTTCTCGGAAGAACGGTTCGGCGAGATGTACCGCGAGGCCACGGTCATCTCGGGCAAGATGCCGAACTTCCGCCGGCTGCACATGAACCTCTGGACGGAAGGCGCCCAGACCTGGATCGCCCGCGACGTCTGGGACCGGGGCGCCGAGCCGTTCGACCCGCGGCCGCTCTACGGGCTGCCCGCTTGGGTCGGCCTCGATCTCTCGAAGACCACCGACCTCACGGCGATCTCGGTCGCCGTGCCGAAGGACGGCCAGATCTATCTCCTGGCCTATTCCTTCCTGCCCGAGGGGCCGAAGGGCTTCATCGCGCGGGCGCAGAAGGAGAAGCGCGAATATGTCGCCTGGCGCGATGCCGGCTGGCTCGAGGTCCATTCCGGCGGGGTGATCGACGAGGATCAGGTGATCGAGCGGCTGGAGACGATCCGGGCGCGGTTCGACCTGCGCGAGCTCGCCTACGACCGCTGGGGCATGAAATACATGGCGAAGGAGCTCCTGAAGCGCCGCTTCCCGCTGGTCGAGCACGGGCAGGGCTACGGCTCGATGTCCTCGCCGATGAAGCGGTTCGAGGAGGCGGTGGCGAAGGGCCGGATCCGCCACGCCGGCAATCCGGTGCTGGCCTGGGCGGTGGGCAACGTCCACCGCGACGAGGATGCGGCCGAGAACATCAAGCCGAACAAGGCGCGCTCGAAGGGCCGGATCGACCCGGCGGTGGCCGCGATCATGGCCCTGGGGCGCGCCGAAGCCGCCGAAGGCCGCCGCCGCGCAAGGGAGGTGGAGACGGCGTGA
- a CDS encoding P27 family phage terminase small subunit yields MRGQKPKVSNVIPMKGDLAAPVPEAPGWMSAEGREVWDRLAPVLVAKKRLEPAFEDPFAVYCEAVADVIRFTGDIAAFGSWYEVETRNGRQQKKRAVWGQRQDAIAVMNQLAARFGLTPVDEARVRVTGQGDLFDEILKTLDGAD; encoded by the coding sequence ATGCGCGGGCAGAAGCCGAAGGTCTCGAACGTCATCCCGATGAAGGGCGATCTCGCGGCGCCCGTGCCGGAGGCTCCGGGCTGGATGAGCGCGGAAGGCCGCGAGGTCTGGGACCGGCTCGCCCCGGTGCTGGTGGCGAAGAAGCGGCTCGAGCCCGCCTTCGAGGATCCGTTCGCGGTCTATTGCGAGGCCGTGGCCGATGTCATCCGCTTCACCGGCGACATCGCGGCCTTCGGCAGCTGGTACGAGGTCGAGACCCGCAACGGCCGCCAGCAGAAGAAGCGCGCCGTCTGGGGCCAGCGGCAGGATGCCATCGCCGTCATGAACCAGCTCGCCGCCCGCTTCGGCCTCACGCCGGTCGACGAGGCCCGCGTCCGCGTCACCGGACAGGGCGACCTCTTCGACGAGATCCTGAAGACCCTCGATGGAGCCGATTGA
- a CDS encoding HNH endonuclease, which translates to MIRKLCCAPGCEELAPAGQAHCADHAAEAEARARSRKARAKAGAAAQAGAAFYATGRWRRARARFLAAHPLCADCAGLGLVVAAAEVDHIRPHRGDPGLMWDRANWQPLCRPCHSRKTAREVFHPPGGIAKSEGSAR; encoded by the coding sequence TTGATCCGCAAACTCTGCTGCGCGCCCGGCTGCGAGGAGCTCGCGCCGGCCGGCCAGGCACACTGCGCCGACCATGCCGCCGAGGCGGAGGCGCGGGCTCGCAGCCGGAAGGCTCGCGCCAAGGCGGGCGCCGCGGCGCAGGCGGGCGCGGCCTTCTATGCCACCGGCCGCTGGCGGCGGGCACGGGCGCGGTTCCTCGCGGCCCATCCGCTCTGCGCCGACTGCGCGGGGCTCGGGCTCGTGGTGGCGGCGGCCGAGGTCGACCACATCCGGCCGCACCGCGGCGATCCCGGCCTGATGTGGGACCGGGCCAACTGGCAGCCGCTCTGCCGGCCCTGCCACAGCCGCAAGACCGCGCGCGAGGTGTTCCACCCACCGGGGGGCATCGCAAAATCGGAGGGGTCGGCCAGGTAA
- a CDS encoding DUF1376 domain-containing protein, producing MTASDAPREVPVPHDRLTETDPPTEIVGDFWEYPLAFGDTLSSHEWVPLHINRLLTSRFVARALAENRRADIGTALLLWCEAFRQDPAGTLPDDDLELARLAGYGADLESWRAAREGALYGWRETHISNQEEAPGNRRLGHVMIAGIARDMHRRKRGRDQARTEGSKAMARTRVRRKLVEIKCGRAAESPDVVNEIAEWLGQRDLFITSDNVRAAFEATRGGPKVVQLT from the coding sequence GTGACCGCTTCCGACGCGCCGCGGGAGGTGCCCGTGCCGCATGACCGACTGACCGAGACCGATCCTCCGACCGAGATCGTCGGCGATTTCTGGGAATATCCGCTGGCCTTCGGCGACACGCTCTCGAGCCACGAATGGGTGCCCTTGCACATCAACCGCCTCCTCACCTCCCGCTTCGTCGCCCGGGCGCTGGCCGAGAACCGGCGGGCGGACATCGGCACCGCCCTCCTCCTCTGGTGCGAGGCCTTCCGGCAGGACCCGGCCGGGACGCTGCCCGACGACGATCTCGAGCTCGCCCGCCTCGCGGGCTACGGCGCCGATCTCGAGAGCTGGCGGGCGGCGCGCGAGGGCGCGCTCTACGGCTGGCGCGAGACCCATATCTCGAACCAGGAGGAGGCGCCGGGCAACCGCCGGCTCGGCCATGTGATGATCGCGGGGATTGCCCGCGACATGCACCGCAGGAAGCGCGGGCGCGATCAGGCGCGGACGGAAGGCTCCAAGGCGATGGCGCGGACCCGCGTCCGCAGGAAGCTCGTCGAGATCAAATGCGGCCGCGCGGCCGAGAGCCCGGACGTGGTGAACGAGATTGCCGAATGGCTGGGCCAGCGCGATCTCTTCATCACCTCCGACAACGTGCGGGCCGCGTTCGAGGCGACGCGCGGCGGGCCGAAGGTCGTTCAGCTGACATGA
- a CDS encoding DUF1937 family protein produces the protein MTAAAPLPVQDAATSPGAAASGAFRSNGWTALRRHPAGRADLLRWHADPALVARHARWGRPVYLASPYTLRAVGPDGRWSRDQSEAAMAEAAREVARLLEVGVTAISPVELSAAALHATMFPRLWIDPFNPVLWEDWCRPLLTVCAAVVVPEIRGWSDSTGIRHEVASALTAQVPVFIYGGLP, from the coding sequence GTGACCGCCGCCGCGCCCTTGCCTGTACAGGACGCGGCCACTTCGCCGGGGGCTGCGGCCTCCGGCGCTTTTCGATCGAACGGGTGGACCGCGCTGCGACGCCATCCTGCAGGCCGGGCGGATCTGCTGCGGTGGCATGCCGATCCGGCGCTCGTCGCGCGGCACGCGCGCTGGGGGCGGCCGGTCTATCTGGCGAGCCCTTACACGCTCCGCGCGGTCGGCCCGGACGGCCGCTGGTCGCGGGATCAGTCGGAAGCGGCCATGGCCGAGGCGGCGCGCGAGGTCGCGCGGCTCCTCGAGGTGGGCGTCACGGCGATCTCGCCGGTGGAGCTCTCGGCCGCCGCGCTCCATGCCACCATGTTCCCCAGGCTTTGGATTGACCCGTTCAACCCCGTCCTCTGGGAGGACTGGTGCCGCCCCCTTCTCACCGTCTGCGCCGCCGTCGTGGTCCCCGAGATCCGCGGCTGGTCAGACTCCACCGGCATCCGGCACGAGGTCGCATCCGCCCTCACAGCCCAGGTGCCCGTCTTCATCTATGGAGGCCTGCCATGA